One Deltaproteobacteria bacterium genomic window, CCGAGGTCATGGTCTCGGCAAGGTAGTACCGGGCCACCTTCCCCCGGTTGTAAGGGCCGGTCTCCCTGTAGTCCAGCCCCCAGCGGAAATCGAGAGAGGTTATGGCCGTCTCCTCCTCCACCTCGCGCCGGGCGGCATGGACAGGATCTTCTCCGTCCTCGACGATCCCTTTCGGAAAATCCCAGTACTGATACGCGCGAAGAAGGAGATATTTCCAGTCCTCTCCGTCCTTCCTCACCACGATCACACCGGCAGAGAGGACCCGATATCCGCTCATGTCGGCCTTCCTAAGGATGCAGCATCGAGATGAGCCGTCCAGAAAAGGCGGCTTGAAAAGACGAGGGCGACACCTACAGCAAGTATGACCCCCCACAGGAAAACCGGCGGAACGGAGAAGATCCTCATGAGTCTTCCAAGAAGGATCATGGAAAGGATCATGATCCAGTTCCGGCGGCTAAAGAATCCTAAAAGGGGGCCGTTCCCCCCAAGTTCCCTGATCCGTGTGAGGATCTGTCGAGCAACCCTGTCGATGATGAACCGCCCCTTGAGAAGCCCGGCGGCCATGGCGATCAAAAGAGACATCTTTCCCCCTGATGTGTTCATGAGATGGAAGGCCCCACGCATGGCAAGGGCGCATCCCACTGCGGTCCAGGTGCCTGCTGCGAGATACCTCTGCAAGGTCTTCTGGGAATCGGGTGTGCGGTGCACTCTTTTGTCCTGCCGTGGCCTCTATCCTGTGGGGGGAAATTACCACGGGAACGGGCCTCCTGCACGAAAAAAGGCCCGCGTAGGATGCGGTGATAACCGCATCGATCGCGTAACATTTCGTTCCTCCCCATTCGGCAGCCATCGACCGATGCGGTTCGTGCCTCACCACATCCTACGGGGCCTTTCCCGCCGGAATGGCGGCCGCTTTCGGCCGGAATACGCAGTAAAAAAGGCCGGCCCCTGAAAAAAGGACCGGCCTCTATAAAAACAGGCGCCTTGTCTGACCCGTCAGGGCGGGCCGGATTTTTCAGAATCTCAAGGTGAACATGGCATCCACCATGAAGCGGTCGTCAATCAACGATTCCTCCTCGTCAGTCAGGGGGAATTCGTAAGCAGCGCCGAAATCGAGCCAGTCAGTCGCCCTTAAACGGGCGCCGAGGGCCATGGTCACAAGGTTCCTGTTCTCGTCGCTATTTTTGCCACCGACATTGATGATGTCACATCCGTTGAACGTGGCGATCCCTGCCACAAGATCATCCTCTCCGCTCGTACCGATTGCGCCGAGTCCGTTTGCCGGAAGATCGCGATCACCAGCATTCAGGACGTAGAAATGATTGAGCTCGACGAGAGGACGGAACCAATCGGTCACAGCATAGGAAAGGTGCCAGGAATCGTAGAACAGGGTGTTTTCCTCGTCGTTGTCCAATGGAATGACAAGGCCGAGGGTCCCGGAGAACTGGAGATTTTGATAACCCTTGAGGAAGAGGATGGACGGGGCGAAGTTTCCGTCCCCGTTTCCCTGAAAGACGTCGTCGCTTCCAGTTGGGGCCTCAAACACAAGCCTTCCGGTGAGGATGTATTGGCTTTCCGGATGATACAGGAAGGAATACTGAAAGCCTGCGGCGATGTCGGCCCAACCGTCATGATTCGAAAGGGTCTCGTCAGGCTCACAATCAACGTAGCCATCCTTTACGGCCACGAACGAGAACCGCTCGTTGAAGGCATAACTCGCCTGGATGGCGAAACTGTTCACATTGCCGTCCAACGGGACATTGCCTACGATGGTATCCACTTCCTCAGGCAGGTCCTGGTAAAGGTAGATGGGCCTAACCATGGTCACGTTTCTCGCATCGCCATGATAGACAGGGTTCGTCACGGGCATGACGAAGCGGTCAAATTCATCGGCGAAAGAGTCACCAACCAACCCGGCAATAGAGGTGCATGCGCTCACGACACAGCCGATCACTCTGACAACAGTCTTTTTTTTCATTTCGATCCCTCCCAATTTTTTTAATATTAATACGCCTCTTCGTACGCGAGGTCCTTTTTCGTCACCTTCCCCCGAAGGAATATATAGACCCAGGTTTGATATCCGATCACGATGGGCACCATGACAAGGGCGACCCCGAGCATGATCTTGAGCGTTAGCGGACTGGATGCGGCGTTAAATGCGGTCACGCTGTATGCAGGATCAATGCTCGAAGGAAGCATAGCTGGAAAGAGCCCTGCGACCCCGAAAAGGGTGACCCCAACGATGGTAAGAGATGATGCGAACCAGGCCTTCCACCAGGCCTTCTGCCCCATGAACACCCTCTGCATGAGAAGGGCTGCGACAGCTACCGCAGGGATTACGAAAAGGATGGGAGTGGAGAAATAGTTCTCAAAGAGCCTGGTGGCGCCATAGGTATAGGCGAGGAAGAGGACGGCAACCACAAGAAGGACTGGCCAGAGTTTCGCAGCCATGGCGCCTGCGCGTTCATGGATGGCTCCCTCCGACTTCACTGCCAGCCAAAGGGACCCGTGTACCATGAAAAGGAGCACGAAGAGGACCCCGCCCGCAAGCCCGTAAGGGTTGAGGAGGGTGAAAATCCCGCCATGAAAGACGCCTTCCGCATCAATAGGCAACCCCTGAAAGATGTTCGCAAAGGCCACACCGAGAAGGAGGGCCGGTAGGAAGCTTCCCAGCACGAGACAGAGATCCCAGAAGGATTTCCAGCCCTGGCTCTCCACCTTGCCCCTGAACTCGAAGGTCACGCCCCTGAAGATGAGCGCAAAAAGGAGGAGAAGAAGGGCCGAGTAAAGGCCGTTGAACATGACGGCATAGGCCACGGGAAAGGCCGCGAAGGTGGCTCCTCCAGCGGTGATGAGCCAGACCTCGTTACCGTCCCAGAAGGGCCCCATGGCGTTGTAAACTATCCTTCTCTCGTTCTCGTTCTTGGCAAGAACCGGAAGGAGTGAACCGAGACCCAGATCGAAACCGTCGAGCATGAAATAGACTGCCCACAGAATGCCCCAGAGTATGAACCATATGGTTTCGAGCATGTCGCGTTACCCTCCTTTATTTATTATGCGGGGTGAGGCCCTTTGCGGGCGTACTTGGAAAGCAGATAGAAGTCTATGATGCCGAGGATCGAATAAACGACGACAAAAGCTGCAAGTGAGAGGGTGACCTGAGAGGTTGCGAGCGTCGAGACCGCGTCTGATGTCTTCATGAGTCCATAGACGATCCAGGGCTGCCGGCCCACCTCTGCTACTATCCAGCCGGCCTCAAGGGCAATATAGGGAAGGGGAATGGAGTAAATGAGGAGCCGAAGGAGGGCCGGATTGGCGTCCGGCTCTTTCCTCTTCACCCAGGCCAAGAGGGAGACGAGCGCGAAGAAAAAGCCAAGTCCGACCATGATCCGGAAGGACCAGTAGGTGATGGAGACCGGAGGTCGCTCATCCACAGGGAAGTCCTTTAGCCCCTTCACCTCTGCGGAAAAATCATGAAAAGCAAGCATGCTCAAGGCCCCCGGAATGGGAAAGAACTCCACACTGTTTCGCTCCTTTTCCGGATCCGGGATGGCAAAGAGATACATGGGGACGTTTTTCGCCGTCTCCCAGTGCGACTCCATGGCGGCGAGCTTGGTGGGCTGGGTCTCTGCCACTTCTGACCCGCTCAAGTGGCCGTTAAAGACCTCGAAAAGGGCGAAAACAAGGGCGAACGTGGCGGCTACCCGAAAGGATTTACGGAAAAACTGAACATCGTTCTTTCTGAGCAGATGCCAGGCCGAGACACCCATCACAAAGAAACCCGAAAGGATGTACGCACCGCTCACCGTGTGGAGGAACTCGAGCACTGCGAACTTGCTCGTGACTACCGCTATGAAGTCGTCGAGTTCGGCTCTGCCGTTTCGTAGGACATATCCCACGGGCTTCTGCATCCAGGCATTGGC contains:
- a CDS encoding NUDIX domain-containing protein gives rise to the protein MSGYRVLSAGVIVVRKDGEDWKYLLLRAYQYWDFPKGIVEDGEDPVHAARREVEEETAITSLDFRWGLDYRETGPYNRGKVARYYLAETMTSEVDLPVNPEIGHPEHEEFRWVTYEEARGLVAPRVLEALEWANGIITKGRPGQPR
- a CDS encoding cytochrome ubiquinol oxidase subunit I produces the protein MDVVMLSRLQFAAASMFHFLFVPLTLGLSILTAIYETKYVKTGDPDYKRAAKFWGKLFLINFALGVVTGITLEFQFGTNWSRYSKYVGDIFGSILAIEATLAFYLESVFIGVWIFTWDKVKPKTHAFFIWIIAIASNVSALWILIANAWMQKPVGYVLRNGRAELDDFIAVVTSKFAVLEFLHTVSGAYILSGFFVMGVSAWHLLRKNDVQFFRKSFRVAATFALVFALFEVFNGHLSGSEVAETQPTKLAAMESHWETAKNVPMYLFAIPDPEKERNSVEFFPIPGALSMLAFHDFSAEVKGLKDFPVDERPPVSITYWSFRIMVGLGFFFALVSLLAWVKRKEPDANPALLRLLIYSIPLPYIALEAGWIVAEVGRQPWIVYGLMKTSDAVSTLATSQVTLSLAAFVVVYSILGIIDFYLLSKYARKGPHPA
- the cydB gene encoding cytochrome d ubiquinol oxidase subunit II, with translation MLETIWFILWGILWAVYFMLDGFDLGLGSLLPVLAKNENERRIVYNAMGPFWDGNEVWLITAGGATFAAFPVAYAVMFNGLYSALLLLLFALIFRGVTFEFRGKVESQGWKSFWDLCLVLGSFLPALLLGVAFANIFQGLPIDAEGVFHGGIFTLLNPYGLAGGVLFVLLFMVHGSLWLAVKSEGAIHERAGAMAAKLWPVLLVVAVLFLAYTYGATRLFENYFSTPILFVIPAVAVAALLMQRVFMGQKAWWKAWFASSLTIVGVTLFGVAGLFPAMLPSSIDPAYSVTAFNAASSPLTLKIMLGVALVMVPIVIGYQTWVYIFLRGKVTKKDLAYEEAY